DNA from Numida meleagris isolate 19003 breed g44 Domestic line chromosome 9, NumMel1.0, whole genome shotgun sequence:
CAAGTTTTGTCTTCCTCATCTAACCCacaaagagaattaaaaatacatatttacataatatacctttgttttcctcatctcACTCTTCCAAGTCAGAAGTTCTTCTGAATCAGTTTGCTCAGTAggaatctctttaaaaaaaattagcaaattTCATCTAGAAATAGAATCTGGATTGATGATTTTATAGACTAAAAGCTCTAATCAAAGACATTTCATTTATCTGTAACTATGTCTAgatgcatacacacacaaaacaagaCACTGCATCATCCTACTGCACTACTGCAAGGATTGGAAGACTTGAAAATCACCATTTTTGTCTTTCTACACATCTCATCTTTACTTCATAACACCAAGATCTGTGGAGAACATGTTTTCATAGACACTTTGGTTAggtctgaaacaaaacattcctaTGATCTAGCCAGCACAGGGACTTTAGCTTATtagatttgttttaattataaagTTGACACTTCATACTTGCAAATGAGGAAAAGCTGTAAACAATTCTCTGGAACTAtgtctttgttttaaacagtaCCTAGAAAACTTCGAACATGCACTATAAACTTTACTTACATTTCTGGAATTTAGCAAACTCTAAACTTAGAAATTTTACCTAcatttaaattcttaattttttttctatgactCTATGCTGTTACCAAGAAGTAGGTAGGAGTCACTAGTTATGTACATCTTCTGAAGGCAttcggattttttttttctcattttctaactatagtttctactttaaaaaagtgaaatgacTATTACTCTGTTCAGGAGCAATTAGCTGTTCTTCAAGAGACGCTGGTCCacactgtaatgaaaatattctttcagcATGTTTCTTTAGTACAATAAGGCATGTgttcattctcttctccaaatctGAGAGTGAACTGAAGGTCAATGGAGCATGTTCATACAGACTCTTAGAGACAGCACGGATGGAACAGTCTTTTCTTAAGTTATCCACCAAAGAATAAGGCTCATCCAAAAAGACATCTCTTGGCCAGTCCTTCTGCAATCAGTACatatcaaaaataattatttctgagtATGATACAAATGGAAAGATTAAATTTGGTAACCtgtgaaatttattttggatAAAGAGCTGCAATACCAGaataaacacattttacttACACATTTAAGAGCGTCAGATCTTGGCAACATTGCTAACATAGACTGCAATTTCCTGCTGTTCCGTGTGCCGCATTCAGAGATGATTATATCATCtcaaaaagagggaaaaacaaaaataggcCAGGGAGGCCCATTATAGCATACACAGAGCAATTAAAAAGACTATAACTTTTTAGTTAGAAAAAGAGataactcaggaaaaaaaaaaaaaaaggttgttatGTTTCTAAAGAGACAAACAAGATCATGTGCAATTTAAGTTCTCTGAAAGGACAGTAATGCCTTCCATCTGTTGAGAACAGCCTTGGAAGCATAAGAAGAAACTGCTCCATGGTCAGTGAAGGATTAAAACTAGTTGCTTAAACATTTGAACAACCTGTTGAAACCAACGGTAGTCATTTGAAGTCAATCATCAAATTGGTTACTCCCCTGAAATAACATACTAAGTGTTAATACAGAATGATCAATTTGTTTCTAAGCCCCCTaatacagctgaaaaacaatggCATGTTCTACCATCATAGTTGGACAGGAAGACAAATTATTCTGTCCCTCCACCCTGCCaaatcaaatgaaaagcaaactaaTAATACACATGAGCATTTTaggatgaaaatggaaaaggcaaGTAAAACCAACTGGAAGATTAAAacatattaatattttgttttgacattacccaaaattaaaatgtttcaatttttataTCAGATTGTTCCTCTAAATAATTTGTCCTtaagtaaaaattaaattcttataaatgaaatgttccacttgagaaaatatttttaaacatttttgtttctttgtttgcgTGAGATAAAAAGTTTGGGTTCAGTGCAGTAGAACAATTTTCCTCATGGCTCTGTAGTTAGAGGTTTTGAAACAATCAATACTTGCAAATTATGTAGACGGGTCaaaaagaattttctgtttccttcaaaaataatgtaatttggAAGAATCGTTGCTATTCAcattatattaaattatttaacaaaatataaagGCACATTTAAAAATTTCCCTAATACTCTTCCTGGTACAAGAATAGAAAGCAacctcattaaaaaacaaaactaggtTGCTTTTCACCCTGTCATACTCATCAGCACATTTTGCCTTAGGGCTCAGGACTTGGTGTTACTCTAGTAATGCTGTGGTCtgatcaaatattttaaacaaagcttGGGTCACAGTCATCACTCAAGCATGCTTCCAACAATACAAAACTGctatacagcagaaaaaaacttcCTCCGTGGTTTACCTTTCCgaaaaaaagaagttagcaGGCCACTCTCTTGATAGGCTGCCATTGCTGCAAACCTCTTAGTTTCCAATGCCTGAGGGTTTAGGAAATACGATCTATGTTCAAACTTAGTTCTCGATATTTACATTCACATGGCTTTGCTCATGACCCCACTCCTGCATGTTCACTCCATCGTACACAT
Protein-coding regions in this window:
- the FAM227B gene encoding protein FAM227B isoform X2; translated protein: MQKPPLTFEEFLQSQDLKDWPRDVFLDEPYSLVDNLRKDCSIRAVSKSLYEHAPLTFSSLSDLEKRMNTCLIVLKKHAERIFSLQCGPASLEEQLIAPEQKIPTEQTDSEELLTWKSEMRKTKSCHYPGFKAKHLLELPRHLEASKL
- the FAM227B gene encoding protein FAM227B isoform X4; translated protein: MQKPPLTFEEFLQSQDLKDWPRDVFLDEPYSLVDNLRKDCSIRAVSKSLYEHAPLTFSSLSDLEKRMNTCLIVLKKHAERIFSLQCGPASLEEQLIAPEQKIPTEQTDSEELLTWKSEMRKTKFVTFQ
- the FAM227B gene encoding protein FAM227B isoform X3; its protein translation is MQKPPLTFEEFLQSQDLKDWPRDVFLDEPYSLVDNLRKDCSIRAVSKSLYEHAPLTFSSLSDLEKRMNTCLIVLKKHAERIFSLQCGPASLEEQLIAPEQKIPTEQTDSEELLTWKSEMRKTKVGDLKKRCLEF
- the FAM227B gene encoding protein FAM227B isoform X1, whose protein sequence is MQKPPLTFEEFLQSQDLKDWPRDVFLDEPYSLVDNLRKDCSIRAVSKSLYEHAPLTFSSLSDLEKRMNTCLIVLKKHAERIFSLQCGPASLEEQLIAPEQKIPTEQTDSEELLTWKSEMRKTKIAKHVTEESKGRNVEVSFIMLITF